The Schistocerca gregaria isolate iqSchGreg1 chromosome 4, iqSchGreg1.2, whole genome shotgun sequence genome contains a region encoding:
- the LOC126267515 gene encoding acyl-coenzyme A thioesterase 13-like isoform X2 — MVRITSAGEGKCRGELTIAEEHQNPLGTMHGGFIATLVDQMSMFALQTHENRPKAVSVNINVSYFKPATTGDEVIIDARTIRAGKKMAFLEVDLIKKKTGELLVRGSHAVFIVSQKTIS; from the exons ATG GTTAGAATTACATCTGctggagaggggaaatgtcgaggaGAACTTACCATTGCAGAGGAACATCAGAATCCACTAGGAACTATGCATGGTGGATTCATAGCAACATTGGTTGACCAGATGTCGATGTTTGCTCTTCAGACACATGAAAATAGACCTAAAGCTGTTTCTGTGAATATAAATGTGAG TTACTTCAAGCCAGCAACAACAGGTGACGAAGTCATAATAGATGCAAGAACAATTCGTGCAGGAAAGAAAATGGCTTTCTTAGAGGTTGATCTTATAAAGAAAAAAACAGGAGAATTACTTGTAAGAGGTTCACATGCAGTATTTATTGTTTCACAGAAAAccatttcatag